One genomic window of Bradyrhizobium sp. CCGE-LA001 includes the following:
- the ntrB gene encoding nitrate ABC transporter permease, protein MNMTAAKIEIETTTPAASAAPVVALTPKRPPRSETYARMARETAVRVIPPLVVIALLTLVWELVCRRAGSALPPPSKVFSDTKELILDPFFDHGGIDKGLFWHLSASLQRVAFGYSLSAIAGIALGVLVGQSVWAMRGLDPLFQVLRTIPPLAWLPLSLAAFRDGQPSAIFVIFITSIWPIIINTAVGIRNIPQDYRNVAAVVQLNPLEFFSKIMIPAAAPYIFTGLRIGIGLSWLAIVAAEMLIGGVGIGFFIWDAWNSSHISEIILALFYVGIVGFVLDRLIAGLGKFVTRGTAQN, encoded by the coding sequence ATGAACATGACTGCCGCCAAGATCGAGATTGAGACTACGACGCCCGCGGCCAGCGCCGCGCCGGTTGTCGCGCTAACGCCGAAGCGTCCGCCGCGCAGTGAAACCTACGCACGCATGGCGCGGGAGACGGCCGTGCGCGTTATCCCGCCGCTGGTCGTGATCGCGCTGCTGACGCTGGTGTGGGAGCTGGTCTGCCGCCGCGCCGGCTCGGCGTTGCCGCCGCCGTCGAAAGTTTTCAGCGACACCAAGGAACTGATCCTCGATCCGTTCTTCGACCATGGCGGCATCGACAAGGGCCTATTCTGGCATCTATCCGCCAGTCTCCAGCGCGTCGCTTTCGGCTATTCGCTCTCGGCGATCGCCGGCATCGCGCTCGGCGTGCTGGTCGGGCAGTCGGTCTGGGCAATGCGCGGGCTCGATCCGCTGTTCCAAGTGCTGCGCACGATTCCGCCGCTGGCCTGGCTGCCGCTGTCGCTTGCGGCCTTCCGCGATGGCCAGCCCTCGGCGATCTTCGTCATCTTCATCACCTCGATCTGGCCGATCATCATCAACACCGCCGTCGGCATCCGCAACATCCCGCAGGATTACCGCAACGTCGCCGCGGTGGTGCAGCTCAATCCGCTGGAGTTCTTCTCCAAGATCATGATCCCGGCCGCCGCGCCCTACATCTTCACCGGCCTGCGCATCGGCATCGGCCTGTCCTGGCTCGCGATCGTCGCAGCCGAGATGCTGATCGGCGGCGTCGGCATCGGTTTCTTCATCTGGGACGCCTGGAACTCCTCGCATATCAGCGAGATCATCCTGGCGCTGTTCTATGTCGGCATCGTCGGCTTCGTGCTGGACCGCCTGATCGCGGGCCTCGGCAAGTTCGTCACCCGCGGCACTGCGCAGAATTGA
- a CDS encoding ABC transporter ATP-binding protein, producing MTAYLKLDHIDKVFTRGAATTEVLKEINLTIEKGEYVSIIGHSGCGKSTLLNIIAGLTNATTGGVLLENREVNSPGPDRAVVFQNHSLLPWLTVYENVKLGVDKVFARTKSRAERDAWVMHNLNLVQMAHARDKRPSEISGGMKQRVGIARALAMEPKVLLLDEPFGALDALTRAHLQDSVMALHQKLGNTILMITHDVDEAVLLSDRIVMMTNGPSARIGEVLDVPLARPRKRLELATNTTYLKCRQRVLEFLYERHRFVEAA from the coding sequence ATGACCGCCTATCTGAAGCTCGACCATATCGACAAGGTCTTCACCCGCGGCGCCGCCACCACGGAGGTGCTCAAGGAGATCAATCTCACGATCGAGAAGGGCGAATACGTCTCGATCATCGGCCATTCCGGTTGCGGTAAGTCGACCCTGCTCAACATCATCGCAGGCCTGACCAACGCCACCACCGGCGGCGTCTTGCTGGAGAACCGCGAAGTGAACTCGCCGGGACCGGATCGTGCCGTGGTGTTCCAGAACCACAGCCTGTTGCCGTGGCTGACTGTCTACGAGAACGTTAAGCTCGGCGTCGACAAGGTCTTCGCCAGGACCAAATCCCGTGCCGAGCGCGATGCCTGGGTGATGCACAATCTCAACCTCGTGCAGATGGCCCATGCCAGGGACAAGCGTCCATCGGAGATTTCCGGCGGCATGAAGCAGCGCGTCGGCATCGCGCGGGCGCTGGCCATGGAGCCGAAGGTGCTGCTGCTCGACGAGCCGTTCGGCGCGCTGGACGCACTGACCCGCGCGCATCTGCAGGACTCCGTGATGGCGCTGCATCAGAAGCTCGGCAATACCATCCTGATGATCACCCATGACGTCGACGAGGCCGTGCTCCTCTCCGATCGCATCGTGATGATGACGAATGGGCCGAGCGCGCGCATCGGCGAGGTGTTGGACGTGCCGCTGGCGCGGCCGCGCAAGCGGCTCGAGCTTGCCACCAACACCACTTATCTGAAGTGCCGCCAGCGCGTGCTCGAATTCCTCTACGAACGTCACCGCTTCGTCGAGGCCGCGTAA
- a CDS encoding MFS transporter, producing the protein MTKNPTWISDWRPEDEAFWNATGKTIARRNLIWSILAEHIGFSVWLIWSIVTTKLPQAGFHYTTDQLFQLVAVPGLIGALMRFPYTFAVTTFGGRNWTIFSAAILFIPTLSLAYFVSQPDTPFWLMLLVASTAGLGGGNFASSMTNISFFFPDRMKGWALGLNAAGGNIGVSSVQLLTPILMTLAVFNLFQATPVDGIFLQNAGLMWVLPIAIAVFGAVFFMNNLTTAKSSVKNQLAIVKRKHTWIMAYLYIGTFGSFIGYSAAFPLLLKTQFPSVTISIAFLGPLVGSLSRPLGGWLADKIGGSIITFWNFIVMAGATVGALYFVGQKDFIGFLSMFLILFVTTGIGNGSTYRMIPSIFREENLFRVRGKGDAARALALKTASIESGAAVGFIGAIGAVGGYLIPTGFGKSIAMTGGPQLALAIYLGFYASCLALTWWFYLRRSPQGEGASSLAGARV; encoded by the coding sequence ATGACGAAGAATCCAACTTGGATTTCGGACTGGCGCCCCGAGGACGAGGCGTTCTGGAATGCGACCGGCAAGACGATCGCGCGACGCAACCTGATCTGGTCGATCCTGGCCGAGCATATCGGCTTCTCGGTCTGGCTGATCTGGAGCATCGTCACCACCAAGCTGCCCCAGGCGGGCTTCCACTACACCACCGACCAGCTGTTCCAGCTCGTCGCGGTGCCGGGCCTGATCGGTGCCCTGATGCGCTTTCCCTACACCTTCGCGGTGACGACGTTCGGCGGCCGAAACTGGACCATCTTCAGCGCGGCGATCCTGTTCATTCCGACGCTGTCGCTGGCCTATTTCGTGAGCCAGCCCGACACGCCGTTCTGGCTGATGCTGCTGGTTGCCTCGACCGCCGGGCTCGGCGGCGGCAATTTCGCCTCCAGCATGACCAACATCTCCTTCTTCTTCCCCGACCGGATGAAGGGGTGGGCGCTCGGCCTCAACGCCGCCGGCGGCAATATCGGTGTCTCCAGCGTGCAGCTGTTGACCCCGATCCTGATGACGCTGGCCGTCTTCAACCTGTTCCAGGCGACGCCTGTCGACGGCATTTTCCTTCAGAATGCCGGCCTGATGTGGGTGCTGCCGATCGCGATCGCCGTGTTCGGCGCCGTGTTCTTCATGAACAACCTCACCACGGCGAAATCCTCGGTGAAGAACCAGCTCGCGATCGTCAAGCGCAAGCACACCTGGATCATGGCCTACCTCTATATCGGCACGTTCGGATCCTTCATCGGCTACTCCGCCGCGTTCCCGCTGCTGCTCAAGACGCAGTTCCCGAGTGTGACGATCTCGATCGCCTTCCTGGGACCGCTGGTCGGCTCGCTGTCGCGTCCGCTCGGCGGCTGGCTTGCCGACAAGATCGGCGGCTCGATCATCACCTTCTGGAATTTCATCGTGATGGCGGGCGCCACCGTCGGCGCGCTCTACTTCGTCGGGCAGAAGGATTTCATCGGCTTCTTGTCGATGTTCCTGATCCTGTTCGTGACGACGGGCATCGGCAACGGCTCGACCTACCGCATGATCCCCTCGATCTTCCGCGAGGAGAACCTGTTTAGGGTGCGCGGCAAGGGCGATGCGGCGCGCGCGCTGGCGCTGAAGACGGCGAGCATCGAGAGCGGCGCGGCAGTCGGCTTCATCGGCGCGATCGGGGCGGTCGGCGGCTATCTGATCCCGACCGGGTTCGGCAAGTCGATCGCCATGACAGGCGGACCGCAGCTCGCGCTCGCGATCTATCTCGGCTTCTACGCCTCCTGTCTCGCCCTGACCTGGTGGTTCTACCTGCGTCGCAGCCCGCAGGGCGAAGGCGCCTCCAGCCTTGCCGGGGCGCGAGTCTGA
- a CDS encoding globin family protein, which yields MTSEQIALIQQSFSKVAPISEQAAMLFYDRLFEVAPSVRAMFPEDMTEQRKKLMGMLAAVVGGLSNLDSILPAASALAKRHVAYGATAEHYPVVGATLLWTLEKGLGEAWTPELAKAWTDAYGVLSGYMMSEAYGAQPQAAE from the coding sequence ATGACTTCAGAACAGATCGCCCTCATCCAGCAGAGCTTCTCCAAGGTCGCGCCGATATCCGAGCAGGCCGCGATGCTGTTCTACGATCGCCTGTTCGAGGTGGCGCCGTCCGTGCGCGCGATGTTTCCCGAGGACATGACCGAGCAGCGCAAGAAGCTGATGGGCATGCTCGCCGCCGTGGTCGGCGGCCTGTCGAATCTGGACTCGATTCTTCCCGCGGCCTCTGCGCTCGCCAAGCGTCACGTCGCCTACGGCGCCACGGCCGAGCACTACCCCGTGGTCGGGGCGACCTTGCTGTGGACCCTGGAGAAGGGGCTTGGCGAGGCGTGGACGCCCGAACTGGCAAAGGCCTGGACCGACGCCTACGGCGTCCTGTCCGGCTACATGATGTCCGAGGCCTACGGCGCGCAGCCGCAGGCCGCTGAATAG